Within the Legionella pneumophila subsp. pneumophila str. Philadelphia 1 genome, the region ATCAAAACCGAGTTTGACTGGTATAAAAGCGATGGTTGGCCGGAAAACCACGCAGGATTTAAAAAAGGTGAATTCCAATTTACCGCCTATTACGCCCCTGCCGCCGTCGAGGCCCGCACCAATCGAGGTGGAGCATTTTTGTATCCTCTTTATAGTAACCCAGGAGTTGTCAGTGTTATTTTGGAAAGCAAAAAATATAATTTAAAAACTCCTCTTTGCGGGGTGGACCCGCTTAGCAAAGTGATGCGTGGATTTTGCCTGAAAAATGCGGACGGCACCTACTCTGTAGCACCAGACCGAGAAGAAATTGAGCATGGGGCTTTAAATCCAAAATATATAATTGGCTATCTTAAAGACCCAAATGACTCTGCTTTTTTAATGCTACAAGGCTCTGGTTCATTACTCCTTGATGGCAAATTGTTTCACATCAATTACGATGGTGCCAACGGCAGGCCACGCACGATGCTTGGTCGCATAGTCCAATGCGCTCAAGATCCAACCTGTGGTGGCAATCTTGACAAAATGGAACGTTGCGCTAAAGATCCGAAATGCCATGATGAAGCCAAGTTACGCTGCAACGTATCTAAAAAAATCAGGCAAAGCGCTGCATCAGAAAAGCTCATTCGGCAATATCTGAACAATCTTACCCCTGATAAAGCAGACAATTTACGGAATCGAGATCAAAGCTATGTATTTTTTGCCAAAGAAGATGGTGGCCCTTATGGTTCAGAAAATATTTCTCTAACCCCCCATGTGTCATGTGCAACCGATCACAGGGTTATTCCTGTTGGAATGAATTTTATCTATCATTGCAAAAAAGCTACTTCATGGTGTGTAGCTCAGGATGCAGGCGGTGCAATTATAGGGGCTCATGTTGACGTCTATAAAGGTGAGGGAAATCAAGCAGGTGTGGAAGCAAATCAGTTAAATCATACTGGAACATTATTTGTGGCACTACCTAAACGGAAATAGAAAGAAGGCAACCAATACTTATTTCGAGTAATTACTTTTATTGGCTATGGTCATTTAGGGTGCTGTTAATCTACAACCGAATAAATAAGAATGCTTTTTGATTTGGATTACTTTGCGCAATGAGCAAGGAAAATGCGGCTAAGCTTTTTCCTATGATCTGAGAACAAAATGATTCCATTGGGGTACTGATTAACATCGCCCAAGCTCGCCATTAAAACCACATATTTTTAATATATATTCAGCATTTATCTTATATAATTTATTGAAAAAAAAAAGATATTACAAATAGTATATATCACATATGATTATAATTAATTGTCTATTTTTTAATCTTTATGATTAAATATAATTAATTGGTTCGCTTTTGGAGAGTATCATGTCCATTATATCTAATCATGACATCACTTTTAGTTCCACCCAAAAGGATTTGATCGAAAAACAGCAAAAAAATGACATTAAAAATCAACACATCGCAGATGTAAAAGCGAATAAGGGAGGAGAAACATCAGAAAAATTGATTGTTTTTGGTGCCAAAACAACAGCTCTTGCGGCGTGTGGTATCGCTCTATTATTTCCACTCACAGCACCAATGATTATTCCCATAGCACAAGTCAGTGGTGCAGTGGCACTAGTCATCATTACTCGCAAGTTTATCAAAAGCTCCTAACAGCGCCTTTAGGCGCTAGAATGCAATGGGAAGGCTTGTATTACTTTCCATTGCAATGAGTGCTAATTTCAGAAATTCCATGTATTTCTATTGGAGCAGCTCTATCAGGAAATTCAGCCATTAATTTTAATGATCCTCCCATAACTGAACTATATTTACTCAAAGTTGAAATTAACCTATCAGAACATTTTTCCAAACGAGAGATTCCATCTTATTTCATATGTAATATTTCACCAAGGTCTTCTTGAGTTTTTTGGTGCCAGACGTAAATGACCCAAAGTCATTTCTTCAGCAATGAGTTGATTAGCTTGGTTTTGAGTAATATCCAACCTATCCTTTGCGAGATATTTCATTGTGCCATTAAGTGGTTTCGCCATGAAACAACTTAATGTTTTAAATTTGATAAATGTTCATCAAATATCAAATCTTTCGTTTAAATTATATCGTTATAAAGCTGTGTTTCCTTGCTATCTGATTACTCTCCACAAACGAACGGAGTCGCCTTTCGCACAGAGCCAAATTTCTCTGAAACTTTTAAATGAGCTAAACCTTCGTTTTGAACCATTTCATTTTGTATGGACTCACAGCTTAAACCTATCTCACTCAAATAAAAAATTGGCAATCGATACATAAATCTCTCAGATCTCTTCTATCAAATATTACCTTATTATCACAAAGAACATTGCTTAAAAATGACAGTTTAATAAGCTTTTGGTAGTAATAAAACAAGCCGGAACTGGCGAACAAATCCGGCTGGAATAGAAATTTATAGAACCATTTATAAGTTTAGAGTTCTTGAAACCTCAGATGAATGCTCCAGTTCAACCTGGGCATCAGCATGGCTTCGTGTCCTTAAATTCGCAAATTGCTTTCTTAAATTATTGTAAGTCGTCGCCGCTTTATTTTCATCAATCACAGTACGTGCTTCATCTTTATAATAGACATTCCCCCGCTTCCCAAAATAGCGGTGTGAAGCCAAAGCCGCTCTTATCGCAATTAATTCCGGAGAAATTTTGTCATTAGAGAAAATTTTACCTCGATCTTCCACAGGCACGTTGAGTAATGCCTTTTCTATTCTGTCCGCTTTGGCATTCATGCCAACGCTAAATAAGCATTTGGCTTCCTTGCGATAATTTGCAATGACTTTGTTAATCGCTTCGGTTACTTTTATTGCACTATTAATTTCCTCAAATGATTGTTGCAACGTTATAGAATCCATATCTTTTGAGCTACCCATTTTTTCATAAGACTCCTTGATAAAGTCGTCCATTTTTTGATCTTTTTGACCCACTTGATGTTTTGCAAGATTCTCAAGAGAGTCTAATAGTTTTAGCCTTGTCTCATCTTTTCCAAATCGGCAGTATCTTGCAATCTTTTCATTATCCATCTCTAATACTTGGCAACAATTCCCTGACTTTAGGTGACTGCTTGATTGTTTATGAATCCACTTTACAATATTCTGATAATTCTCTTGTTGAGACCCCAGGCCCAAAATTGGACTAAAGTCAGTCTCCATAAGATTGCCATTCAAATAACGTTTAATATTCAAAGTCACATTAGCAGGTATTAAATCAGGATTTTTAGAGAAGATCTCATACAGTGGCTTTAATATATCTTCCTTGTCATCGTAAAACTCAAAATTAATCTTTTCATCAGGATATTGTTGAGCTATATACTGTATCTGTGAATACAGCATTAAAAATTTACTCTCATCGCTTATGCAATGGAGTGAATTTAGTTGGCCACTGAGCGCCGATTTTACCAGTTCTGCTAGAGACTCACTGTTTAATGAATTCAAGTCATTCAAGCCTTTAATCACTTGCAGGGCACTGTGAAAAGTATCTCCAATTGCGGCATTCTCACAGATTAAATCAGGAACAAGTAATGGATGAAAAGTTGCCCCCATGACATCACACAACTCTTGAGCTACTGGTATAAATAAAGTAGCTGCTCCTGCATTTAAATTGATTAAATCCGCTTTGAGGTTTTGCCTGTTAGAACCAATAAAAACATGGATGGGATCGCCATTATTATTTTTACCCAGAATTTCCTTATTGGCGTTAAATAAACTGTTAGCATCCCAAACTTTCCTCCCATCATTTGTTTGTAAAGACTCTTTATATTTCCTGTTTGAGATACATTGATCAAAATCCAAGGATTTAACTGTTATGCTCATTTTCGTCTCCAAGGTTAGAATAATTACCTTTATTGTTTAATTATTTTACATATTGCACTGTTATTTTGAAAACGAATTTTATTTATATCTGATATTATTATTTTTAATATCAATGAATGTAATCAACGGAGCTAAAAACAAATCCATAGTTGATAATGATGATGTATCAATATTTCAGATAGGAATCAGTGCATTTTTTTACCATTAGGAACATGAGGCTCAACGGAAGCCAGACATATAGCACCCTTCTCATCTGAAAAACCAAGCAATAGAAATTGAGAGAGGAACCCGGCAATATTTTTCTCCCCTAAATTCACGCATCCAATAACTATCCGCCCTATCAATGCTTCCGGCGTATAATGCACTGTTATTTGCGCAGAGGTTTGGAGAACGCCAATATCGGCACCAAAATCCACCCAAACTTTATAGGCAGGTTTCCTGGCACGCAGGAATGGTTCTGCTTTCACAACGGTACCGGAACGCAAATCGACTTTTTCAAATTCTTCATAAGATATCGTCATTTTTCCACCTCAACGTTTTGCATAGACTGTAATTGAAAGTATAACCATGCCCATTCCAATTATTTGCCCTATCGTTAATTGCTCACCAAGAAATATCCAGGCAATAGTCACTGTTGCCAAAGGCATTATAGCGGTCGATAACGAAGCCATGACTCCATCAACTGTCTGGCAACCGAAATACCAAAAAACATAAAAAAGGCCAGAACTTAATCCCAGAATAATTAAAATTAGCCAATCCAAAGTATGGATAGTGAAACTGTCCCATGTGCTAAAGCTTAAGCAAAATAACAATAAAATCGCATTAATCCCATTGAGCAAGGAAGAAATTAAAAATACAGGTAATGAATTAACGTGCATTTTACTTAAAATATAATACATGGCTTCAGGCAGAAGCGAAGTTAAAACAAGTGCGTCACCTAAAAAAGAATGGCTTACGTTGATGTCGCCTAGCTTGTCGCATGCAATTACAACTAATCCAAGAGTAGCAAAACCCACACAAATGGCTTTTTTGCCTGATATTTTCTCGCCAAGAATTAGCCACGACATGATAGCAATAATCGCGGGCAAAGCACTCGTTATAATGCCAGCTACGTTAGCATCCGTATATTGTAAGCCCCATAATATAAGGAAATTAAAAAGTACTCCCGCAGATAATGCCTGAGCAAAAATAAAAAACCAATCTCTTCGTTTTAACTGTAAAAAATAAGAATACATGGGTAATTTTTTCGCTGGGGTTAGCCAATGTAACAGTAATAAAATGACAGCAGCCAGTGTAAAACGAAGTGCAAGTATGTAAAGAACAGGAATTGACGAAAGTACGTATTTTGAAAATACAATATTAATGCCTACCATAATTTGGGCAAAGATAAGAAAGAGCATGCCCTGGATAAAATAAGTATTGGATTTTTTCACATCAATAACCATCTTGGTCTTATTTAATAATCGATACCATCAAATGAATTCGTAGTCTATCAATTTAAAACCAGAGCTTATTTATCTATTTCACGCATTTTCTTTGCTGTTAACGCTTTGGATCTCCATTGAGAAGGGGATTCACCGAATACTTTACTAAAACGGCGACTAAATGCGGGCAAGTTTTCATAACCTACTTCAAATGCGATTGCTTCAATGGAACAATTTTTCTGAGATAATAATTTTTTAGCATGGAGTAATTTTTTCATCCGCCAATATTCGGCAATACCACAGCCTAACATCTGTTTAAAACGGCGCTGCAATTGACTAATGCTCAAATAACAATGTTTCGCTACCCTGTTCACATTCACAGAATCTGCAAAATAAAGATCAATCCATTGTTTTGCTCTGATAACAACCAGATCCGGTTCGGGTGAAAAAGAACTTGCCGCAAAGTGAAACAATAATTGATTGATTAAAGAGTCTGTAAAAAAATCTCTTTCATTATGTGCTAAATAATGGTGGGTAAATTGGATGAGCTTTTTAGTACTGGCGGTTAAATTGAGAATATTAGACTCAAAAGCTTCGTCACGAAGAGAGTTTTGAGTAGTAGCATCAATCACTAAAAACAGATTTTTTTGACTTCCGGCAAAACAATGTTGTTCATTAGGCGCAATGTATACTCCGATATCATCATTAACGACACCGGAGTAGTGACCTACCTCTAGCTCCATAGAACCTGAGACGGGCAGTACCAATTGCGCAAAATCGTGAGTGTGACTGCAACTTTCAGTATGGTAAGAACGAAGATCAATACGATTAGTCAGCAACATATTGCTCCCAAGCAAGCATTTACCTTTAAAAGAAACAGATTATATCATACTTAATTTGAGCCCCATTGAGAGAGGTAGTCAGGAAATTAGAGAGCGTTATTTGGATCAGCTTGAGTTTTTTATCACACGGATAGGTCAGGACTAACAAAGGCTTTAAACGCCTGGGTAGAGTTTATTGAAAATAGGCAACGGGATCGCCCAGGGCTAGACCCTGTTGTAGTGAGCATCTCACAGATTCATTGAATCAATCTAAATTTTAATCAACTCCCTCTAGTTTGCTTATCCTCATTTAGCAGAGCAATCCTTGAGTAGTGCCTTGGGTTTCAAACGCATTTCTTGCATTAATGCCTTACGAAGAATGATGCTATTCTCTTGGGTTGCACCAGACCAAAAGCCGGTAGCACAGGTATTCGTATTACAATCACCGCCAAAAGTAAAAAAAGCTTGAGTGTTCTCAATCGTACAAAGACACAAAGCACGTTTTGAATTTTGTGGATCAACCGTACATGGCATGTCTAGGCAATTTGTCCAAGGCAATCCTTCTGAGCAGTTCATCTTTCTTTTAAATGCAAATTGCTCAAATGAAAAAGTTGAAACAAGTGACGTCACTTTGTATCTGTCTCTAATAGGCTTTCTCTCTTTACATGTTTTATAACCGGCACTTTTACCTTTTTCTACTATGCAATCACAAACTGCGTTGGCCGGATTTCCAGACGTGGGAATACAACGAGCGGAAGTGCAAAGCGCATACTCCTGATCACATATAATTGGCGTTGCAGAGGCCTGTACAAACCCCGTATTGAGAAATAAAAAAGCAGCTATTAATCCAATCCATTTTCCAAGCATCAAGTTCATTTTTCAGATCTCTTTATTTTTTATTTATAGCAGCATATTTATACTATTATCGAATCGTATGAGCTTTAAATAGGTGACTGGACATTGTAGACTAACTCTGGTCCCACTATGATTAATTATTGAGCACATGACAATAACTACTATAACTTCTCCTCAAGAAACGAGATACATTGATCTATCTTCTTGTTATTTTTATTACTCTTCTCGCATTCTTGCTTTCGTTACATGGCTTAGTTGCGGCTTATTCGGAATTTACATACTTTTCTTTTACGCAAACTCTCTAATATCCGACTCTGCCTCTCGTTGGAACAATGTATTACCTAATCTTTATATCAAATCGCACACCGCATCAACTTTAGGTATTGCCATTCACTTTACTGCAGGCGGTATTATTCTTGCAATGGGATTTTTACAGTTACTCAGCACCATTCGTCATTACGCACCCGGGATACACCGCTGGTTAGGGCGCATCTATGTCATTGCTGCTGCTCTTACAGGAATAGGCGGATTGACTTTCATCGCTTCAACCGGAACTATCGGTGGGCTGGTAATGGATATTGGTTTTGGTCTTTATGGATTATTAATGATTTTGTGTGCCTTACAGGCTTACCGTTATGCTAGACAATTAAAATTCGATAACCATCAGGCTTGGGCTATTCGTTTGTTTGCACTTGCGATCGGCTCATGGCTCTACAGGATGGAATACGGCTTCTGGTTTCTCATGACAAATAAACTATGGCATACCCAAACATTTCAAGGCCCTTTTGATTTTGTGATGGCATTCTTCTTCTATCTGCCCAATTTGTTGATTGCTGAAGCCTATTTACGAGGCCGCTCAGCACAAGTTAGTCAGTTTTCCAAACTCATTGCTGGAACCGTGATAAACTTGGCTAGCGGTTTATTAGCAGTAGCTACCTATTTTTTCGCTAAACAATATTGGTTACCAGCAATTTGGGGACATAGCATTAGATAGCAAGCTTAGCCTGGTTGCTTTAAAAACCTCATCACTTATGGCGAGGGGGATGTCAAAACAGCCCTGCTCTCTAAAGTAGGGTTAGAATTGGGCTTATGAGTACGCTCTTCGCTCAAGCCCACATCAAAAAATCTTAGCCCAGCTTGCCTGATATTTGAATCATCAGGTTTGGATAATTTTTCTGATGTTGGTAATAGAGTATTATTTTGCAGCACATCTGAAGTATGGCTGTGACTCATTTTCTCTATCAATGGCTTGTCCATCTCTGAAGGACATGGAGTCGATTTTTTCCTATCAAAAACGGTGGGCCAGGTAAAAGCTATCGATACAAATACTAAAATGACCGGAGACAATATTGCCATGGTAATGGTTAATGCAAATTTTGCCCCTATTGTTTCTCCCAGCGTTTCACCAATATGAATCCCGCTTCGGATTCCACCAGCAACAGAATAAGCAAGAGAATCACCTATCAATGCAAACAATTTGAGCATGTTGATAGCTCCGTGCTTTATCTTTTGCGCTCTTGTTAGGTTTTCTTCCGGTGGTTGGTATATTGATTCAAATTTTTCTTTTAGATCGACATACGTTTTCGGGTTAAAGACTTTATATACTTGTGAAAAAGTATTGACAACCATCGTTGTTGAAGTACATATCATGGCAATAAAGTGTGCTAAAAGGGTATCAGGAGTCGCACCTAAGGCATTGAAAAGCTTATTAACCCCTGAAACCGTTGTAAACCAAGTTAGCGTCGCATAAACAGCCAAAAAGACCGTACTTACCATTCCTAATAAAACACATCGCAAAAGACCATAGGGTTTTTGGTAATCTTCAATAAAAAGATTTTTAAATTTTGTATAATTTTCACGTATGCCGATAGCTTGAAACGAATAAAAAGAGACCGCTGCAACCACAGACAGCCCAATTGTAAGTATCAAAACCAGAGGGTTAGAGATTAGCATGCCCGCCCCCAAAAACGTGAGAAGTCCTACGAGACCAGCATATCCAGAGATGCCCGCAGAAATGCACGCTAACAAGGTCACTACACCAAAAAATAATTTCTGGCCTCTATCGAATATCGTTTTTTCTTTTATATTTTCTTCAAGGGTCTTAAACGTTTTTTGTTTTTGAGGCTGAAAGCCGGCACTATCAAGCATGGCTTTTCCGCGGCTTAATAAGCAAACTATTCCATTACATAAGGAAAGTATTATCGCCAAACCGAGGCTAAGGCCAAAAGGCGCTCCTAAAGTACTTAATAATCCCAGGCAAAATACCATACACAGCGCCATGGAGGTAACGACTTTGCCAATGACCAATGGCACTCCTTTTATCAGCCTGTTTCTATTTTGAGTCGGTGTTCTCGCAAATTCCTGGCCATTGCTAGAGCAGCTAGCAATCTGTAAGACTTCCTGCTTAGATAATCTTTTTCCACCTGAAAGTATCTCTCCCCACTTAAAGGTAAGGAAACTCCAAAAATAGTGAGAAAAAGGACGATTAAGAAGATCTGTTATGCGAAGATCCCCGTTTAGAATGGCTTGTTGAACTTTTTGCGATTCTTCTTTAGTAAATTGATATTGGTTGAAAGAGGTAATAATCCAATCTTTTTGAGTACGAAATTTTCTTCTTAAAACCATTATCACTTCGGGACGTTTATGATTAGCAAAGTCGATTTGATCTTGTTCTAATAAACTAACTATTTCTTTCATTACAATAAATCCTTTTTTAATACAAACTGCGTAGCTTATTTATAAATTCACAAGAATTCCATTAAATTTTTATTTCAATCATCAATAGGTATGATCCTGTTAAATTTTCACTAGAAAGATTTGACATACTTTGCGAGTTACATTCTAATCATGTTTTTTTCATGATCATGGACAATCATGGCATTATTGAGTTTTCTAAAACCTGCTCCATATCTTGATGAAATTCAGGATAAAAACGTTGTTAAACGGCAATATCGTTATTGGCGTATTCGCACCTTTTATGCAATGTATATAGGGTATGCGTTGTTTTATTTTACGCGAAAGAGTTTTACCTTCGTGATGCCTGCGTTACAAAGCACCTTGGGGATGACTAAAACTGAACTGGGAATGATCGCCAGCATTTTGAGTTTAAGTTATGGTATCAGCAAATTTTTGAGTGGAATTCTTGGTGATAAATCTAATCCTCGTTATTTAATGGCGATCGGACTGATTTTGACAGGTGTTTTTAATATTTTGTTTGGATTGTCTTCTACCTGGTGGTTATTCGCTATTTTTTGGGGATTGAATGGTTGGTTTCAAGGGTGGGGCTGGCCAGGATGTACTAAATTATTAACACATTGGTATTCTCAATCGGAGCGTGGCCGTTGGTGGAGTCTTTGGAATACATCACACAACGTTGGTGGTGCATTAATTCCTTTGATTGTTGCTGTGTGCGCGCAATACTTCGGCTGGCGTTCAGCCATGTTTGTGCCTGGGATCATTTGCATTTTAGGAGGTGTTTTTTTAATCAATCGTTTAAGAGATACCCCACAATCACTTGGTTTACCCGCGATAGAGCAATATCATGAAGATTTTTCTGGTTCCACAAATCACCACCAGGAGAAAACAGAACTCTCAGTCAAAGAAATTCTTTGGAATTATGTGTTGTGCAACCAATATATTTGGATACTGTCCATTTCTTATTTGTTTATTTACATTGTCCGAACGGCCATTAATGATTGGAGCATGTTGTATTTAACGGAAGTGAAAGAGTATTCCTTAATCACTGCAGGCAGTTGTGTCATATGGTTTGAAGTTGGTGGCTTTTTTGGAAATCTGGTTGCCGGCTGGTCTTCTGATAAAATATTTCAAGGTAAACGCAATCCAATCAACGTTCTTTTTACTGCAGGCGTATTTGCCACTTTATTGCTGTTTACGTTAACCAGGGCATATACACCGTTCCTCGATGCTTTGTTTCTTTTTTTCTTTGGTTTTTTTATCTTTGGACCACAAATGATGATCGGTATGGCCTGTGCGGAATTAGCACATAAAAAAGCAGCGGCGACTGCAACTGGCTTTGCCGGATTTTTTGCTTATTGTTTAGGTGCTGTTCTGGCCGGTGCTCCTTTGGGTGCAATTATCAAAAATTACGGCTGGGATAATTTCTTCCTCACATTGTTTGTTTGCTGCTTGATTCCATTACTTTTGATGCTGCCGCTCTGGCATGTGAAAGTTAATCCAAAGTATCGTCAATCAGAATTTTCAGGCAAATCCGAATTTGCTTAGTGATTGGCTTCCCAGGGTAATCCAGAAAAAGTAGGTCGGACCTGCCTTGGCCCGACCTGCTCTTGCTACCTCCACATGAATGCCCCTGGGGTATAGAGATATCCTTGTTGTGATAGGACAAGAGGTTATACAGAAAAATTTGTTGGTACATATTCATCCAAAAAATGTATAATCAATCAAATCAATGATGAAAGCAAATGATAAAAATGTGTTACCTATTGACGATTTTCTTTGCAAGAAATATCTTTGATTCTCGTGATCTATGAATTACGTATATTTAAAATCTGTAGCGGAAGTAGAAGATAACTTTATGAATTATTATTCGATTTTGTTGACCATTAAACGACTCATTATAGGTTTACTCCCCATACTACTGGTTGCTTGTACGCATCAGCAATCTCATGGTCCGGATCACTATGTAGTCAGAGGGAAAACATATCATGTGATGAAGTCTGCCAAACACTACAAAGCAAAAGGAATTGCTTCCTGGTATGGGTCACACGCTCGGCACCAAAAAACATCGACCGGAGAGCGTTACAACATGTATGCGATGACAGCCGCTCATCCAACGCTCCCAATTGCTACACGAGTACGTGTCAAAAACCTGAATAATGGCCGATCGGTTGTGGTTCGAATTAACGATAGAGGTCCTTTTTTATCAAACAGGCTAATTGATTTATCCTTTGCTGCCGCTAAAAAACTCGGTATAAAAGGCATTGCTCCTGTTGAAATTGAAGTCGTTTGAAAATGCTAAGAAGTAAAGCTTACTCAAGCTAATAACCTGATTTACCTGGTTAACTTATTAAATAATCTAAAATTAAGAAATCGTCCTATTCATCAATGAATTTCATACTCATTTAGACTTTAAAATAATTCATAGTAAATTAAGTACTTGCAAGTGAAAGGCTATTCTCTGAATTTTAAACTTCATAAAAATGATGTAGAGAATCATTATTCAATAAGTCAACAGCATAAAATTAAATCGCAACTGGATGATTGAAATATTGATTATTACAGAAATCAATGTATTTCTCCTTGGATCATTGCTATTGACTTTAGATATCGATACATATACCTGAATCTCGAGATTTGTTTGCAGGATCTCACAAATTTTAAATCCCGAGGACAAGCCCCGGGATGTCGATTGAGGAAGCTAAAGTGAATGGCAGTAGCTTCTAGGACATACCAAGGCACCTGGATAATGGAGAAAGGAGAAAATTGTTAAATCATTCTATTGAGAAATGGTTGATCTTCTTTGATTTCAATCGGGGCTGATATATGTTTATCTATTGCTGTTTTAGCTTTAGTTAAACTTACGGCTATATCCCCTTTTTTATTTGGATCATAAGCAATTTTCTTAAGGTATTGATCAAATTCTTCGCTAACCTCATTAGCAGATTTTCTTTGTAATTTAGATGCCAAATTTTCTAAACTCTGTGCTATAGGCAGGTGAACTGAAAAGAAACCAGCAATTTGCCTTCCCCAGGAAATTGAACGAGAATTGTTACGTATTTCAGCTGCTACTTTATTAAAAATATGCGAAAGTTCCATGTTATCTACTTGATGAATTAATCCTGAAAAAAATT harbors:
- a CDS encoding MltA domain-containing protein; the encoded protein is MFQSILIIALMTFSFITKAALPADPIQRCLDIRRLVDITSRQKMAAKEPGVLRFKFHKISASELPLDNPVGNMDEVIQALNNQIENCNNSYGEFQTVTIAGHQFKRQEWCLNTNKKMLTLAKAAHGDFKKFLSSIKTEFDWYKSDGWPENHAGFKKGEFQFTAYYAPAAVEARTNRGGAFLYPLYSNPGVVSVILESKKYNLKTPLCGVDPLSKVMRGFCLKNADGTYSVAPDREEIEHGALNPKYIIGYLKDPNDSAFLMLQGSGSLLLDGKLFHINYDGANGRPRTMLGRIVQCAQDPTCGGNLDKMERCAKDPKCHDEAKLRCNVSKKIRQSAASEKLIRQYLNNLTPDKADNLRNRDQSYVFFAKEDGGPYGSENISLTPHVSCATDHRVIPVGMNFIYHCKKATSWCVAQDAGGAIIGAHVDVYKGEGNQAGVEANQLNHTGTLFVALPKRK
- a CDS encoding lpg2546 family Dot/Icm T4SS effector, with translation METKMSITVKSLDFDQCISNRKYKESLQTNDGRKVWDANSLFNANKEILGKNNNGDPIHVFIGSNRQNLKADLINLNAGAATLFIPVAQELCDVMGATFHPLLVPDLICENAAIGDTFHSALQVIKGLNDLNSLNSESLAELVKSALSGQLNSLHCISDESKFLMLYSQIQYIAQQYPDEKINFEFYDDKEDILKPLYEIFSKNPDLIPANVTLNIKRYLNGNLMETDFSPILGLGSQQENYQNIVKWIHKQSSSHLKSGNCCQVLEMDNEKIARYCRFGKDETRLKLLDSLENLAKHQVGQKDQKMDDFIKESYEKMGSSKDMDSITLQQSFEEINSAIKVTEAINKVIANYRKEAKCLFSVGMNAKADRIEKALLNVPVEDRGKIFSNDKISPELIAIRAALASHRYFGKRGNVYYKDEARTVIDENKAATTYNNLRKQFANLRTRSHADAQVELEHSSEVSRTLNL
- a CDS encoding tRNA-binding protein yields the protein MTISYEEFEKVDLRSGTVVKAEPFLRARKPAYKVWVDFGADIGVLQTSAQITVHYTPEALIGRIVIGCVNLGEKNIAGFLSQFLLLGFSDEKGAICLASVEPHVPNGKKMH
- a CDS encoding DMT family transporter, translated to MVIDVKKSNTYFIQGMLFLIFAQIMVGINIVFSKYVLSSIPVLYILALRFTLAAVILLLLHWLTPAKKLPMYSYFLQLKRRDWFFIFAQALSAGVLFNFLILWGLQYTDANVAGIITSALPAIIAIMSWLILGEKISGKKAICVGFATLGLVVIACDKLGDINVSHSFLGDALVLTSLLPEAMYYILSKMHVNSLPVFLISSLLNGINAILLLFCLSFSTWDSFTIHTLDWLILIILGLSSGLFYVFWYFGCQTVDGVMASLSTAIMPLATVTIAWIFLGEQLTIGQIIGMGMVILSITVYAKR
- a CDS encoding AraC family transcriptional regulator, which encodes MLLTNRIDLRSYHTESCSHTHDFAQLVLPVSGSMELEVGHYSGVVNDDIGVYIAPNEQHCFAGSQKNLFLVIDATTQNSLRDEAFESNILNLTASTKKLIQFTHHYLAHNERDFFTDSLINQLLFHFAASSFSPEPDLVVIRAKQWIDLYFADSVNVNRVAKHCYLSISQLQRRFKQMLGCGIAEYWRMKKLLHAKKLLSQKNCSIEAIAFEVGYENLPAFSRRFSKVFGESPSQWRSKALTAKKMREIDK
- a CDS encoding DUF2306 domain-containing protein → MTITTITSPQETRYIDLSSCYFYYSSRILAFVTWLSCGLFGIYILFFYANSLISDSASRWNNVLPNLYIKSHTASTLGIAIHFTAGGIILAMGFLQLLSTIRHYAPGIHRWLGRIYVIAAALTGIGGLTFIASTGTIGGLVMDIGFGLYGLLMILCALQAYRYARQLKFDNHQAWAIRLFALAIGSWLYRMEYGFWFLMTNKLWHTQTFQGPFDFVMAFFFYLPNLLIAEAYLRGRSAQVSQFSKLIAGTVINLASGLLAVATYFFAKQYWLPAIWGHSIR
- a CDS encoding lpg2552 family Dot/Icm T4SS effector; this translates as MKEIVSLLEQDQIDFANHKRPEVIMVLRRKFRTQKDWIITSFNQYQFTKEESQKVQQAILNGDLRITDLLNRPFSHYFWSFLTFKWGEILSGGKRLSKQEVLQIASCSSNGQEFARTPTQNRNRLIKGVPLVIGKVVTSMALCMVFCLGLLSTLGAPFGLSLGLAIILSLCNGIVCLLSRGKAMLDSAGFQPQKQKTFKTLEENIKEKTIFDRGQKLFFGVVTLLACISAGISGYAGLVGLLTFLGAGMLISNPLVLILTIGLSVVAAVSFYSFQAIGIRENYTKFKNLFIEDYQKPYGLLRCVLLGMVSTVFLAVYATLTWFTTVSGVNKLFNALGATPDTLLAHFIAMICTSTTMVVNTFSQVYKVFNPKTYVDLKEKFESIYQPPEENLTRAQKIKHGAINMLKLFALIGDSLAYSVAGGIRSGIHIGETLGETIGAKFALTITMAILSPVILVFVSIAFTWPTVFDRKKSTPCPSEMDKPLIEKMSHSHTSDVLQNNTLLPTSEKLSKPDDSNIRQAGLRFFDVGLSEERTHKPNSNPTLESRAVLTSPSP
- the pgtP gene encoding MFS transporter, producing the protein MALLSFLKPAPYLDEIQDKNVVKRQYRYWRIRTFYAMYIGYALFYFTRKSFTFVMPALQSTLGMTKTELGMIASILSLSYGISKFLSGILGDKSNPRYLMAIGLILTGVFNILFGLSSTWWLFAIFWGLNGWFQGWGWPGCTKLLTHWYSQSERGRWWSLWNTSHNVGGALIPLIVAVCAQYFGWRSAMFVPGIICILGGVFLINRLRDTPQSLGLPAIEQYHEDFSGSTNHHQEKTELSVKEILWNYVLCNQYIWILSISYLFIYIVRTAINDWSMLYLTEVKEYSLITAGSCVIWFEVGGFFGNLVAGWSSDKIFQGKRNPINVLFTAGVFATLLLFTLTRAYTPFLDALFLFFFGFFIFGPQMMIGMACAELAHKKAAATATGFAGFFAYCLGAVLAGAPLGAIIKNYGWDNFFLTLFVCCLIPLLLMLPLWHVKVNPKYRQSEFSGKSEFA